AAACCTTTCAAAAGAGCAGATAACTAAAGTCAGAACTTTCAAATGAAGAACACTAAGATTAGACATTTCAAAAAGAAGACCACCAAGGTCAGACTTTTAAAAGAGCAGATACCAAAGTCAGACCTTTCAAAAGGAAGATCACAAAGGGACAGACCACTAAGGTTAGGCTGAAAGGGTAGACCACTAAGGTCAGGTCAGAAGAATAAGACCCAAAAAGGCAGACTGGTCGGAAGGGCAAAACCGGAAAGGGCAGACCATTAAGATCAGGTCGGAAGGGAATACCACTAAGGTCAGGTCGGAAGGACAAAACCGAAATGGTAGACCAACAATGTCAGACCCTTTCAAAAGGAAGACTACTAAGATCAAACATTTCAAGAGGAagaccacaaaaaaaaaaatcataatatattggataaactataatttagtccctctaatTTAATGAAATGTCTACTATAGTCtctgtaattttaaaaacttaCAATTTAGTCATCAATAATTGAAAAAACTACAATTTAGTCCTTACCGTTGGAATTAGAGTTTACTtgtagttaatttttataaaaataaccaAAATATACTTAATCCTTACTGCTCGCAGAGAGAaaatcagagggactaaattgctAATTATTGAATATTGTAGAGTTGGTCTAGTGTCGCAGCTACTACGAGAAGACCCAGCATTGACTAATAATGGGCAATGCGACAGGTCTAGCGGTCGAAGCGTGCCTATTTTCAGCAAAGGCAGAGACCGTGCGTGGTGACTGTATACTAAATTTGATTACTTCAAGATCACAGGAAAGGGCTGTTATGCAATTCCAGAAGATTGCACATGCCTTTGCGATGCCATCAATTTCGAGACTCACACGTCCCTTCACCGTAGTGTTCCCATCATCGGTAATGCCCAAACCCGAATAAGGTGGTGTTATCAACTCACGGGGCGGATGCCTTTTATGGCAGTTGACGAAACCGAGAGGAATTGGTCTCTTTTTgattcttataaaaaaaaagacggAATGGTCGTAGATAGAAGAATAAGAGTTGCTTGGCCATCGGTGTCTACTAATGCCCGATCAGGCCATGCCATCTATCATCGCACGGCGACAGCGCGTGTTGATGTGGCCCACCGTTGGGCTTGATCGAGCTTGGTCGTTAGTTGAGTCACAATAATGGTGTTCACTATTCATTGTAAATCCAATTCCGCGATATTCAGCAAATTCAATATTTAACAGTTTAGTCCctctaattttctttaattcaaACAGTGATTATTAAAGATATTTTgatcattttcataaaaattaacatTTAGTTAACTTTAATTCTAACGATATGAACTAGATTATAGTTTTTTCAATTATCGAAGACTAAaatatagattttaaaaaaatatatagattaaaagaaatattttattaaattaaaaagattaaattacaAGTTaccttaatatatttaaaaaaatatcactgGGTTTAGGGCTAATTCATAAATAAAAGTCCGTTCACAGTTGCCAAAAATTGTTTAGATAGTAGATACtgtaacataattttttttgataaaaaaataataattataataataaagaaaaagaaaaggaaaaagaaaaagaaaaagaaaaagcttcATAGTTCCACACACGCACAGCGTCTCTCTTCATTTCATCGCTCTAAAAACTCAGAGACGATCCCACAAAACCCCTCGATATTAGGCTTTTCACTTTCCAAATTACAGCACACTCATTGTTTACTCATTTGCCCCtctgttctctctctctctctctctgtgtgtgtgtgtgtgtgtgtgtctcCGTCTCACTCTTTTTGGTTCAGTCTCTGATTTTAGATGAGAGAGAAAGCGAGCTGCATTTTCTGTTTCTCGGCCATGGAGTATTGTGGTCTCATGGTGGCTTTTTGAGTAAATAAAGGATGATACAAGGGGTAGGATTGGGAATCAATGAGACTCATCAAGACGTTGAGGTTTAGCGTGATATTGACGAACCTGGCTCTATTACAGCAGCAAAACGGTAACCACAGCCCCAGCAGAGGCCGCGGAAAGCATCAGCATCAGCACCACCACCATCATATTCACAATGAGTGGTGGAGATCCTCTGCGACGCAGCAGCGCAGGAAGATCCGGTGGTCGCTAGTATGCGGGTTAATGCTCTTCATTTTGGGATTGATTTCGCTTTTCACGGGACACGTGGCCTCTGATCTTGAATGGTACTCTCAGAGATTGGTTAAGCACAGCTTGGGCCGACTGGTAAACTTTAGAAACTTCTTGTtctaccccccccccccccccctcttttttttgaaattagagttaatttgaaaaaaaacaaACTAGAGTGAAAAAGATAAGATTCAAGCTCTTAGTTGAAATGTGATGACAAATTTTCATGTaaattattgtaattattattttaaatttaatattagcaGGATGGGAGTCGGCGTGAACCGATTGATATATGGAAATCGAAGTACTCGAAGTTCTTCTATGGATGCAGTGAAAGAGGACGTAATTTTGCTCGTAAGTTCATTCATAAGCAGGCATTATAGCGTTTGCTCCTGATTTTGCAATGGGTGCTTACTGTTTAAGTTTCTTTCTAGTTAGTCATTCCGTTGGAGTGAAAACAAAAACTTATAACTATGAGAGGAAGATTTTCCTTCTGTTTTTATGCTAATCACTAACTGCTAGATTAGAACAATGACAGGGCAACTTGTGGAATAAGGAGATTAGTTGCACCAACGAAAAGCGTTGATCTTTCAATTTTTCTCTAGGATTCAGAAGTCATTCATTTTACTTAGGGATTCTGCTCCTTTGGTCAAGCTACTTCTGCAGTGCCATATTTCTTATTATCATACAATCAGGCGCATTTGTCACCGGTGTAAATTACAAAAAACTTATCTTCCTAAGCATACAAATTGCACAAGTATTAGTCGTTCTGTGTTGTTGCCCTGCCTTAGTTCTTGGAGGAATTAATGTAGATTCTTTTTTAAACCCATGCGTCCCTTATTTCTTTGGCTGGAATCTGACTTCTTTGCAATGGTTAGCAGGATTTGCTCATTTTTGTTTGTGATTACTAAGTTCTTTGTTGCAATAATATGTACTCGGATGTTTGAAGGTATCACTTCTTTCAAGTTTAGCTATAGCGTTCCTTCTTTTAAACAAGTGGGCTTTACAAATGTCCCATTAGACATCTGAACTTCTCGAAAGTGGTATTAAGTGGACCTTATTATACTACTCAGCATTAATATTAATGTTAAAGAATGAcgtgagttttaagagtttaGGTGCACATAGGTTTTTTTTGGTAAAGTTCAAGTGTCTAATGGGACGTTTTAGATGCATTTTAGGTGCACTTTGGAGAAATTTAAGTGTCTGATTGGACATTTTAAGAGTTTAGGATGCACATAGGTTTTTTTTGTAAAGTTCAAGTGTTTAAACATGTATTGGCCTTTTTCTAATATATATTATCCCATGTACCCCATAGGCCATAACTAAGGATAGGAACCAAAATGCGTGTTGTGTTTCTAATGgagattatttatttatcttaattctTATTTCAAGATACTAATTTTCTACTCATGGATTGAACTTCTTAACACTTATAATTTTTACATCTAGCTGCCAAACGTGGGCGGTCATCAAATGGCTATTTGCTTATTGCAGCAAGTGGAGGGCTGAACCAACAAAGAACAGGAGTAAGTGAAAGTTTTATTATCCCATTGTGGTTTTCCAGAATCTGGTGGAAGAAATTGCGACTGTATCAGTTTTGTCAAGTGCAGTTATTTATATGTCATATGTACTTATCATGTTTGTTTGGACCAATAAGCTTCACTTAATTGATTTTATTGAATAAAGATTCTGTGAAATTTTGACTTCTAGTCTCATTATTATTTCATTGAAAGATAAATGCATTTTCATGAAAATAAGCATTACTTTTTGCCCTCAGATAACTGATGCTGTGGTTGTTGCACGGATTCTTAATGCTACACTAGTTGTACCTGAGTTGGATCATCATTCTTATTGGAAAGATGATAGGTAAGTTGGGATTCTTTTAGTCAATTAACTGTAACATTTAATTTAGAatatcttcttttatttttcacagttgCCTTATTTATGGTCAACTTGTCAATTCTTCTTAAATATTACATCACCTGGCATGCAGTGATTTTGTCAATATTTTTGATGTTGATTGGTTCATTTCCTACCTTGCAAAAGATGTGACCATTGTAAAAAGAGTTCCTGATAAAGTCATGCGATCAATGGAAAAGCCTCCATATACAATGCGTGTTCCAAGAAAATCTCCCCCTGAGTATTATCTAGATCAAGTTCTGCCTATACTATTGAGGAGACACGTAAGACAATTTGCAGAATCAGTTACTACTTCCATTTTAATACCCATCCTTTGTTTCCTTTTAAATTCCGAATAGGCCAAGTCCTTTTATTGATTTTGGTTCTAAATTGCAATCGGCCTTTTATCTGTGAAATTCACAGGTTGTGCAATTGACCAAGTTCGATTATAGGCTTGCAAATAATCTTGATGATGAACAGCTGCAAAAGTTGCGCTGCCGAGTTAATTATCATGCTTTAAGATTTGCAAAGCCCATAGAAGATATTGGTCAAAGGCTTGTTATGAAAATGAGAAACATGGTGCCGCATTTTATTGCAATTCACTTGAGGTTTGTCTCTTTCTTTAAATTTGAACATTGATATCAGATTTTGATATGTTCAATTTAATTGCTTAAAGATGTATATGGTCAATTGGAATGTTAGTTTTATACTGAATTCAAGTTACCTTCAATGTTCTGCTTTCTGTGCAAGGATATTTATGTAATGTTTTCATTGTCcaactgaaaataaatttatttatgccTTTTCTTTTGGATGTAACATTGTAgcaaaaaaatttaagattctATTCCTTCCGCTGAGTGCTGCTCTCTCCCATTATGAAATTGCAGAAGATAATGAGAAGAATATGGGCTACAGGCTATTTTTCCTCCTCTCATGTTTGTTAAATGTCTAAGGAATTAATACTGCATTTTTGCTATAGTATTCTGTTTTCTTCATTGGGTTTGTTGTTCATTGTTTGAATATTATCTCCCTTAGTATTTAATTGGGAATATGTGTTTCCTATGTAGACATACGAACATACATGTAAGAATGTTTGTTTGAACCTTCAATCACATGTTTTGATTTTGTCATTTGTATCTTAACCCTTATGAATCACAGGTTTGAACCTGATATGCTTGCTTTTTCTGGATGTTACTATGGTGGTGGTGAAAAGGAGAAATTTGAGCTTGGTGAAATAAGAAAGAGATGGGAAACATTACCAGTGAGATTCCTATCCTTTATGACTTTGTGGTTTAAATTTACGGAAAAATTGTTAGTCCCCTGGATTTTGGAAGTTATTTTTGGCTTAAAAGTTCTTGACAAATTGTGCGGTCTATTTGCTTTTTTATGTCTGCACGTCATAGTCTCTTCCATTTACCTGGAGAAATGCTTATTGAGATGGATTCTAATGCATTTATTTGGTCTTTGTAATTTGGCAATATCTATGTTTGTTCATATGATGTTATAGGACTTAAGTGCAGAGGAAGAGCGAGCAAGGGGGAAATGCCCACTTACCCCTCATGAAGTGGGAATGATGCTGCGTGCTCTTGGATTTGCTAACGACACATACATTTATGTGGCATCTGGAGAAATATATGGCGGAGAAGACACGCTGCGGCCACTCAGAGAACTCTTTCCAAACTTCTACACAAAGGAGATGCTTGCTAATGAAGAACTGAAaccttttcttccattttcttcccGTCTAGCAGCCATCGACTACATTGTCTGTGAAGAAAGTGATGTTTTTGTCACCAATAATAATGGAAACATGGCCAAGATTCTTGCAGGTCAAAGGTGAGAAATTTGGTCCATTGTGTTGCTCAATTTAGCGTTTATGTGGGTAAACTTGGGTTTATCCATTGGTTCAATTTAATAGGCTGAACATGGCATTCACATTTGGCCTGTCAATATTGAATATTTAccggagatttttttttctattattattaatgattcTGATATTCTCTTAGACATTCCTCATTAACTTTTGTTGTCTGTGTCATGGATCAAAGGAGGTATGCGGGGTATAAGAGGACCATCAGGCCAAATGCTAAGAGGCTTAGTGCATTGTTAATGGAAAGGGATAAGATGGAATGGGATACGTTTGCTAAAAAGGTGAAATCATGCCAGAGAGGATTCATAGGGGAACCGGATGAGATGAGACCTGGACGAGGTGAATTCCATGAATATCCATCTCCTTGCATCTGTGAGAAGCCATTCAGTGATGATGGAGGCAGCAATGATGAAGCTCATCTATTACAGCAGGTCCCTATGAACTCCAAGGCAAAGGTACTATCAAAGTATGTGGAGGAGAAACAAAGCAAGAAAAGCCTTTGAAGGTCTAAGAAGAGAAGCATGAGAGAAGAACCAGCAACTTAGTAGAGTTGCAGAAGAACTAAGGCCAGGATATGGTGGGAAGAATTTATTCTTTATGTTGATCAGATTTCCTGAGATAATTATGGCTCAGCCTTTCATCTCCTCAGCTTCCCAACCCTCAGATGCTGGCGTGAAATTTTACTCGCTGGCATTATAACGAAAGGCTGCTCAAATGTGGTGATCGAGTTCCGTTCAGTTTCTCTGGTTGGATCAGTGAACAAATTGAATCTTTGTACAGAAGGTATCTTTTGAGGAGTTGCAATTGTTCATAAAGTAGTTTTGCTAGGTGCACGTTTTATGTATCCAAACGTTCATTTTGGACTTGGTTAAGTTGCATTGCCAAAATTTGATCTGTATCTGGTAATTTTCTCTTCTACTCTTGGTCTCAGGCCATCAGTTCTTGTCATGCGTGGTAGAAAGGTAGAGCAGGTATAATATGATTTCTGAAAGTTTATTATAATATAGAATCTgagatttaatgaaattttgtatgaaaaatatttttgagatttCACAATATAGATGagatagttattttattaaaacttaaatattagatcataatagtttaatttatcatattttacttttttaataatttaatttgtctaattgtaatagttattgCGATTTAATTCCTTTATTCGAATTGTATAAATCCAAAAATTTTAtcatgataaattttttttgtcgTCGTTACCAGGTagatttcattaaaattatcaGTGTTGCACGGCCCAGAAGCACGACATAACAGCACCCGCGTGAATCGGCGATGTCGATTGTAGAGATGCTAATACCCAGAGTCGACAAGTAAATACCGTTAATATGTTTCGCAAATGAATTTATTGTGTTCGCATAGAAGAATTAtggaattaatataataaatgataaattctcaattaaatactttttataTAACAAAAGTTCATTCAAAATCAATAccataaatataaaaacaaaaagtTACGCACAAGCCAAACATGCAGACTCGACTCTAATGACAATCATTTATTACTTCAATGGCGAAACAGACGGGGGAGGGGCCAAACTagagattaaaaataataaaaatagttgaAGACATTTTCATTTGCTTTTCGTATAGGAAGACTGCAGGTGCCTATTTATTATCCCAGATAAATTTATTCGAAGTCTTTGAACCAGTGAAACGAACGACAGATTACAAAGTCGAATTCCAGCAAATGATCTGAAAGAGCTTTTCCTGCAATATCAACCCGTAACTACATGGAGAATTTCCATATACAACCTATTAAGGCCAGAGCCTACGAAGACTAAATCATAATTGTGAATACACTAAACTGATATGAACATCTACCAGCTACATCTTATAATTAAAACCCAAGGGAGCAAGAATTTCCATTCCTAGCTATCTCCTCTAAATATACACAAACTACTAGTGTGTGTGTTCCAGTGACCATCCAACTTCTTTGAATATGATTCAACATTTCCAGGATCTTTCAACCATGGTTATTCCCTGCTACAATAAATCCGTCAGTTTTATGCATGCATATAACACAACTACAAAGCGAAAAGAGACAGAATCACTTCGGGAACTGAAATCTCACCTTTAGAAGCATTCCTGCTTTTATGGCTTTTGTCATGTGACAGCGATGGAATTTTTGAGACCATCAACGAGCTTTGTAGCCCTTCTAATAGCTGTGGACAAGAAGCACCAGAAGCACAAAAACACGTCAGATTCTCTATATCTGAAAGCATGAATATGCTGGTCAATTTGTACAATTAATGAACAACAAAAATTTAATCtttactctctctctccccctctttttcttcttcttttttttttccccttctttTGGATTCACTCCTTCCCTTCATTAGGCTAATAGGCTGTTGAAGTTGTCACCAAGTGGGATGAATTGTAGAAATAGATTCTTTAAGAAGATTCGAGGAGAGCCAGATTAGTTGAGGTTAGATTGAAATCATTGAATCTACGATGTTAATGATGAGGAATCAGCATTATCTACAGCAGATGGAGCAGGGTCAGGAGGAAACTATGCTGGCTTATTTAGATAGGCAAACCTGATTACGTGAAAAAGACTCCTCGCAACAAACTCTTGCAAATAATATCACAACATAGAACACAAGAACTTCACATCTTAGAACTTACTCTTGATGTCGGCTGAATTCTACGATTAGATCTACGTGGCTCAACAGAATCGGAGGTTGATTTTGTAGAATAACCATGCATATCCGTGTCCTCAATTTTACTCGACTTACCACCAGCAGGGGCAAGTTTTCCTTTACTCATCCGTTCAGATATAGCATCTGTGCTGGACATTATCTTAGAGGAAATGTTATCTGATGGATGAGCAAGTGCAGAAAATAAGATCGGGCCCTCCATCGCTCCATCAGTACTAGAAAATGATTGGAAGGCCATCACGTTCTGCTTTTCCAAAGTGCTTTCACCATGGTTTACAGAATCCTTGGTCTTTGTAGTATTATCTGCCACAGCACTATCATCAGGGGCAGAAATTGCAATACTTGATAGGCTGTCCTTCTGAGGAACTGTTCTAACAGGAACAGTGTGTGGTTTTCCAGACTTAACAACCTTGGGCTTGGAATCGGCTACTCGTCTTtcatttgattcagtttttgtAGTTTTCAATCCCCGGAATCCTGCTCCTTGAGGTACCAAAGGTTTCACAAACTTGACAGAATCATTGGCTTCATTCATTCGACTACTCTGATCTGCAACATAATGCTTGCTTACTTCCATAAATTTCCTCTTCTTTCCAGGCTTGGGTACACCAAAGATTACTCCAGATCGATCCTTCTGCAACCCAGTCCTAGTCATTTTCAGTGCATCACGCCTATTTCCATCTCTACTGCTCTTACCAATATTGAATAGTTTTTCATCAGCTGATAAATCTATTAATGTTGGATCATCAGATTCATCAAATTCCATTGCATCAGTACTTTTTGAAGTCTTATCCTTCCCCTTGGCTTCCATGACAGGGCCATGCAACCTTGGTCGCTTCTCTTGTGGGGTATCACCCTGAACACCAGATTTTCGAATTAGTGCAACCAAGCATGAAAATTTTGGGCAGCAAAAATTCAAAAGGTTAAGAAACGCAAATAATCACCCCATGAGAAGAGCGATTACTCTCTCCTGAATTGGACCTCTCAATCCATTCTCCATCTTTCCATACAAGAGAAGGCCTAAGTTCCCATGCTTTAAAGGCTCTC
This is a stretch of genomic DNA from Manihot esculenta cultivar AM560-2 chromosome 2, M.esculenta_v8, whole genome shotgun sequence. It encodes these proteins:
- the LOC110609646 gene encoding O-fucosyltransferase 29, which translates into the protein MRLIKTLRFSVILTNLALLQQQNGNHSPSRGRGKHQHQHHHHHIHNEWWRSSATQQRRKIRWSLVCGLMLFILGLISLFTGHVASDLEWYSQRLVKHSLGRLDGSRREPIDIWKSKYSKFFYGCSERGRNFAPAKRGRSSNGYLLIAASGGLNQQRTGITDAVVVARILNATLVVPELDHHSYWKDDSDFVNIFDVDWFISYLAKDVTIVKRVPDKVMRSMEKPPYTMRVPRKSPPEYYLDQVLPILLRRHVRQFAESVVQLTKFDYRLANNLDDEQLQKLRCRVNYHALRFAKPIEDIGQRLVMKMRNMVPHFIAIHLRFEPDMLAFSGCYYGGGEKEKFELGEIRKRWETLPDLSAEEERARGKCPLTPHEVGMMLRALGFANDTYIYVASGEIYGGEDTLRPLRELFPNFYTKEMLANEELKPFLPFSSRLAAIDYIVCEESDVFVTNNNGNMAKILAGQRRYAGYKRTIRPNAKRLSALLMERDKMEWDTFAKKVKSCQRGFIGEPDEMRPGRGEFHEYPSPCICEKPFSDDGGSNDEAHLLQQVPMNSKAKVLSKYVEEKQSKKSL